In Legionella lytica, one genomic interval encodes:
- a CDS encoding lysophospholipid acyltransferase family protein, which yields MQKFGHFILKLFGWKVVGELPKDKKYLVVVAPHTSNWDFMVGLFARFSLGTKINFLAKSQLFFFPLGLILRILGGAPVDRSKKNNAVDKVVDLFHSQDEFRLAITPEGTRGPVTRWKEGFYHIACKAKLPLAMVALDYASKEIRIREAFWPTGDISTDFPQILDYYRQIKGCYPKTVPEYLPYNKD from the coding sequence ATGCAAAAATTTGGACACTTCATTTTAAAATTATTTGGCTGGAAGGTTGTTGGTGAGTTACCTAAAGATAAAAAATATCTGGTTGTGGTTGCTCCGCATACCAGTAATTGGGATTTTATGGTTGGGTTATTTGCCCGTTTCTCACTTGGCACAAAAATTAATTTTTTGGCAAAAAGCCAGCTCTTCTTTTTTCCTTTGGGCCTTATTTTAAGAATATTAGGCGGAGCCCCTGTTGATCGCTCTAAAAAGAATAATGCGGTTGATAAAGTGGTGGATTTATTTCATTCCCAAGATGAATTTCGACTCGCGATTACTCCTGAAGGTACTCGTGGACCGGTAACTCGATGGAAAGAGGGTTTTTACCATATTGCTTGCAAAGCAAAGCTTCCCTTAGCTATGGTTGCTCTTGACTATGCATCGAAAGAGATTCGCATTCGCGAAGCATTCTGGCCCACTGGTGATATAAGTACTGATTTTCCACAGATATTGGATTACTACCGCCAGATAAAAGGATGTTATCCTAAAACAGTGCCAGAGTATTTACCTTACAACAAAGATTAA